DNA from Methanofastidiosum sp.:
GACAGTTATGAAAATGGGGAAAGTTGTAGATACTATAGTCCAAGAAGCTGAAGATGATAAAGCAGATGTCATAGTTGTCGGTAAAACCGGGCTGACAGGATTAAGGAGATTACTTATTGGGCATGTTGCAGAAGATGTGGCAAGATACGCCCATTGCAGAGTTACTGTTGTTCCTTAGAATAAGTTTATTTTTTATAAATATCTTTTTTATTTAAAAATATATATAAATTATTTCAGTTAAAATTATATATTTGAAAGTCTAATTAATTATGATGATTAATCCAATATTATTAGCTCCAGTAGCTGCTATATTGCTATATATTTTAGCAGGTATACGCGTGATAAAACAGTACGAAAGGGCTGTGAAATTTAGATTAGGGAAATTTGTTGGAATCCTTCAACCTGGGTTAAAATGGATAATTCCAATAGTAGATAGAATAGAGAAAGTGGATCTAAGGGTAGTTACAGTTGATATCCCCGCTCAAGAAGTAATATCTAAGGACAATGTTCCAATGAAGGTAAATGGAGTAGTATTCTTTAAAGTAACAAATGCCGACAAAGCCATACTAGAAGTCGAACAGTACAAATTTGCCATTTCTCAGCTTTCACAATCTGCCCTAAGAGATATGGCAGGAAAATCAGATTTAGATACAATCCTTGCCAAGAGAGAAGAAATTGGTGAAAAAATAAGAACAATTGTTGATATTGAAACAGATCCCTGGGGAATAAAGGTAACTGATGTAAAAATAAAAGATATAGAACTTCCAGACAATATGAAAAGGGCGATGGCACACCAAGCAGAAGCTGAAAGAGATAGAAGGGCAAGAATAATTCTCGCAGAAGCGGAAGAACAGGCTGCACAAAGATTGGCAAATGCGGGAGACATAATAGACAAATCACCAGCCGCATTAAAGTTAAGATTGTATCAAACTTTAGCGGAAATAGCTTCTGAGAAAAACTCTACAATAGTCTTTCCGTTCCCTGAAGAAATGATGGAATTCCTACAAAATAAAAAAGAACAGAAAAAATAATCTAATGTCGATTTCAATGGAATTTGAAGTTGGAATGAAATACCTTATTATCAAAGAAGGCAGTTCAATATCCTGGACAGAAACTAATTGCGTGTCAGAATTTAAGACAATCACTAAAGAATTGAAGTTAGGGGAAGTTGTAGAATATAAAGGGAAGAAGGATTTCCCAGGATGCGACGTTTCATACGATATATTTGGAATAGGCCAGAATGAAGGTGTATTTTGGCCAAACCAATTTGGTGGAGCAAAGACGGAATTCTTTAAAAAAATTATTTAATTTATTTTTTATTTTTTGGGTTAGCAAAAGATTCATTTTTTGAGACACTAATATTTAAAAATAAGAAATGATAAAGAATCATTGAGAGGCAATGAAATATTATAACAAAAATCAATTCCTAAAAAAAATCATATACAAGTTTGCAAGAAAAAGAGCAGAAATACTATACCTTTCTCTTGAAGAATTTCTTAAGAAAGAAGAAATAATTTTAGATGTTGGTTGTGGTAGTTGTAATGTATTAGAGATTCTTGAAGAAAGGGATTTCAATGTTGTGGCCCTAGATATTAAAAATACTAGTATTGTAGAAGGGATTACGCCTGTGGTATATGATGGTAAAAAAATGCCTTTTGCTGACAATACCTTTGAGCTTAGTATGATATTAACAGTCTTGCATCATACTAATCATCAAAAAGAATTAATTAAGGAAGTAATGAGGGTAACTAAGAATAGAATAATAATTTTAGAAGATATATATACTAATAGAATTGATAAATTAATAACTAAATTTGTAGATGGTTTAATCAATCTTGAATTAAATGGAATCAATTCGAACAGAAAAGATTCAGAATGGAGAATTTTATTTAATAATCTTGGATTAAAAATTTTAAATGTTAGATTTCTAAATAAATATTTAGTATTTAAACCAGTAATATATGAATTGGAAATAAAATAGATTTTTAGATCTTAGTTCCAAGATATTCAAATATTTCTTTTTCATAATCTTTGGATATACGCATAGTTAAAACATCCCCTTCTTCAATCTTTGTATCTGCCCTAGGTGAGTTTAGATATTTATCTCCCCTTTTTACATATAGTATAAATGCTCCGAAAGTTTCACCCAGTTTTGTTTCCTTTATAGTAAGATCTTTAACTTTTGAATCTTTCTCTATTTTAACGCTGATAAACTCCGTACTAATGTCCCCTTCTTCGGTCATTGAATCCATAAAGTCAATTATAAACGGTCTTGTTAGAGATTCTGCCATTATACGTGCACCGATGTCATCTGGCATTATTACTCTATTTGCCCCAATTCGATATAGTTTTTCTCGTACTTTATCTGAAGATCCCCTGGCAACAATATGTAAATTAGGATTCAAAGATCTTGCAGTTATAACAATATATACATTTTCAGCATCATCTAAAACAGTCGTTACAAGCCCTTTAGCATTAGTAATTCCCGCTCCAATTAGCACCTTTTCGTCTGTTGCATCACCGCCGATATAAGGTATGTTGGCAATTTTTATTTTATCACAAGTTTCCTTATTTTTTTCGATGACTACTATGTCAAATTTTTTAGATTCTTTTAATCTTTTAGCAATTCTTTCGCCGACATTTCCATATCCGCAAATAATATAATGATTTTTCATTTTTTTCAATGATGATCCCATTTTTCGCCCCCCATAAATATTTTTTAATTCTCCTTCTACGATAAAATTTACAATGAAAGTTAATGTGTACAATACTATTCCTATTCCACCAAACATGATAAAGAGACTGAATATCTTGCCTAAACTAGACTGAGGATGAATATCACCATAACCAACTGTTGTAATTGTAGAACCTGTTAAATAAAGGGAATCTACAAAAGACAGACCTTCAAAATAATGAAAACCTATCGTCCCTAAGACAATTAAAAATATTGGTCCAATTAAAACAAAAATAAACTTTTTATTCATGATATTATGTTTATATTCATATATTTAAATTTATTATGAATAAGGGATAAGTTTTTTAATTGAAAAAAATATTTACATACTATGCCAAGAGCGAGAAAAAAAAGATGCATTTATGTGGACACAAATGCACGTTATTTTAAGCCAAGGGGTGTACCCCTTGAACAACTTGACATTATTCGACTTACATTTGAAGAGCTTGAGGCTATTAGACTCAAAGATTTAATTGGAATAGAGCAGACGGAAGCTTCTGAAAAAATGGGCGTATCTCAACCAACATTTCATAGAATTCTTAAAGAAGCAAGGAATAAAGTTTCTGACGCTTTAGTTAATTCTAAAGCGATAGAGATTTTTGGTGGAGACTATGAAATGGGAAAAGATGAATATAAATGTCTAAATTGTAATCATTTATGGGAAATTAATATTAATTCTGAAGAAAATACAGTGAGATGCCCAAAATGTAATGGAACTAATGTCAAAAATATTAATAGTAAAATCCACATCTGCAAAAGAAATAATATGAATGAGCTTTAGAATTAATTAAGGATAATTTTGGCTTAAAAGGTAAAGTATATGAAAATTGCAATACCGACTGATTCGAAAGGTGGTCTTTCAGATATAGTGTTTAATCATTTTGGTATGGCCCCAACTTACACGGTTATTGAGATAATCGAAAACAGAATTGGAAATGTAAAAATAATTGATAATACTAGCGATCATTTTGGAGGATCTGAAAGCCCTGTAGACTTACTTCTTAAAGAAAATGTTGGAATTGTAATTTGTTCCAATCTTGGACCTCGAGCAATGGAAGTTCTTAAATGTCAAGGATTTGACATGTTTTTTACAAAAAGAGAAAAAGTTCAGGATGTTGTTGACAATTTTATTAAAGGTCAATTAGAAAGATTTTCTAGTGAAAGCACATCCTGTAGTAAATCATAAATAATTATTCCAGTTTGTAGTTCTTTATCTTTTTAATCCAATAGTTTGAATAAATTGCGCCCACAGGATTATGTGCTAAGACCCTATCCTTTACAATAAGAACTGTGGTTGGTGCTTTTGAATATTTGATAAACAATGAATCGTGACCTACGCAAAGCCCCATGACTATATTAAATTCAGTCTCTTCTTTTTCCAATAATTTAGCTTGGCCCACAGGATTGCAAGAAGATTCACTTAGCTCTCCAGATAAAGTTTTAGTAACTCCAAATTCGCCCTTGCCAATACCACATGTTTTACATATAGCAAGAGAAACTTCAAATCCTTTTTCTTCGAGTAAATCCGTAAGAACCTGAGATTCATTTTTTAATCCTACGCATGAAGCTATGCCAAGTTTTTTGTAGTTCATTCTTTTAGAAAATTCAATTAATTCCAGTACTCGAGGTAATTTCATATATGCATCGACTTCAAGTTCAGTTGAAGTTATGTAAAAATTGAGATTTTCTTCTTTTCTTATTTCTTTTTCGGCATAGTCTCTTATTTCTTTATCATAGCAGTTGATGCCATCCATACAAAATGAGTCTTCACAATCGTTACATCTCATGAAAAGAGATAAAAAAACTAATTTAAAAAAGTTACTTATTTTATGCCCGTAATTATATCTGTTTTAAAATCGAATAAAGTCTTTTTTTGATTTTTATCAACTAAGCTCATTATATTGTCATTTGTAACTTTTCCTATAACTCTGGCTTCAATTTTTTGCTGTTTAAAAAGATTTAAAATTTTGTCTGTATTTTCAGGGGCTGAAGTCAAAGTGAATCCATATCCGGGGTAAATCTTTAACCAGTCTATAAATTCCATATTTTCAGGTCTTTGTATCTCATCAACATTGATAATTGCGCCTTTTCTGGAAGTTTCAAGAAGCATTCCGATTGTTCCCAATATTCCTGGATTAGAGATGTCTTTAGCTGCAAATGAAAGTTCTTTTTCAGCAATTTCATTCATTATGCTAAGCTTTGATAGACATTCTTCAGAAGATTTTTTTAGAGTTGTGTCCCAGTTAAGAAAATTATTGTAACGTCGACCGTCCATATCCATTGCTAGTATTATATCTTCTCCTTCTTTTGCAGAGAAACTTGAAAGTATCTTTGATGCATTGCCCATTATTGAAACAGATACTGTTGTTGTTTCAGTATCCGGATGGAGGTGTCCCCCTACCATTGGGACTTTAAATTTGTCACACCCGGTCTTAATTCCTTCAAGTAAATCCTTACAGTTATCAGTCTTTTTTAAAGACATAATATTGACCATAGCGATGGGTTTACCCCCCATTGCATAGATATCATTTACGTTTACAAGTACAGCACAGTACCCTGCCCAAAAAAGATCATTTAAGAGATTTGCCCAAATTCCATCGGCAGCAAAAAGTAAATAATTACAATCCCCTTTTAAAACAGCAGCATCATCGCCAAAATCAATAACAGTATTACCATAATTAGAAAAGGGTTTGAATTGATTTATAAGGTGTTTAATTGGATTTTTTCTTTTAACACCCTCATAATTCCTGATTTCTTGAACAATTCTATTTAGGTCTGCCATGTTTTTCAACATGCGGTTAAAGGATAAGGTATTTATAAAAGTTTTTATTTCAAAATACTTTCCATAAACTTCCTAATCTCGGTAGGGGTTGAAGACTCAAGTCCGTATATTTCTGAAAATTTGGGTGTTGTTTTAAGTATCTTTGTTTTACCACAAGGCTCGGCATCTAATAAACCTGCTTCAACTAAGATCTTAACATGTTCGTAACACTGACTCCCCCTATATTTGACTAAATCTGATTTTTTTAGAGGTTGTTTGTATGCTATAATAGCTAAAGTTTTCAGCACTGCCCCCCTTATTTCAGACTTGGGAGCAAAATCAGCAGTTAATAAGGAATACTCATTTTTTACTTGCATGGTATATCTATCTTCTACGGCCCTAACAACCTCTATTGAACTACCTCTTTCTCGATAGTCTTTAGAAAGGTTTTCAATTAAGCTTTCTACATACTCCCTATCTTTCATGCCAAGTTTTTTTTGTAATTTAGAAATTGGAACAGGTTCACCTGAAATGAAAAGAATTGCTTCTACAGAAGCCTTGTCCTTTAATATGTCCATAAGTTAATATTAATGATTATATTTAAATGGTTTACAGGTTTATTAATAAGAAAAATAAATAAATATTATAAGAAACTTTTTTAATGAACTAAACTTTGATTAATTAGGTGTAAAGATGAATTTAGAAGAAATTGCCCATAAAACAATGGGATTTATTAATTCTGATGGGGAAGTTTTTGCTCAGAAAATTAAAGTAATTTCTTACGATATAGAAAAAAATAATGTGGAGATTGGTGAAGAAAAAGAAACAATAGGTGTTGGAGCAAGGGTTGTTGAAGGTAAGAAACAAGGATTTTCCTTTACAAACAATTTAAATAATTTAGAAGACTGCATTAAGACTGCATATAAAGTTCTCAAAGTATCAAGGCCGAGAGAAGACTTTGTAAGTCTACCCGCCCCAAAGGAAATAAGAAGTAAAGATCTCGTGAACAAATCATTGTATAATATAACTTCTGAGGATTTAATGAGATTCTCAATAGACATGATCAAGGGATGTGAAGATAATCATGGAATTCCCTCTTCTGGGAGCGTAAATATTACATTCTACGAAGAAGCAATTTCAACTTCAACTGGCATTTCTCTTTACCAAAAATATGCAACTCTTTTTGGATACATATCGGCATTATATAAAACTGAAGATGTGTCCAACGGCTTTGATTATACTATTATGAGAAATAAGTTTGATTTTAATAAGATTGGAGAAAATGCTGCAATTAAAGCAAAAGAAACGAGTAATGCAAAAAAAATACAATCAATGTATTGTGATGTTATATTAGAACCTGAAGCTGTTTCTTCTTTACTTTCTAATACATTTATATCCCATCTTTTTGCCGAAAGTGTTGATAAAAATCGAAGTTTTCTAAAGGGAAAGATAGGTGAAAAAATAACAAATCTCACAATTATAGACGATGGAACTCTTGATTATGGGGTGGCTTCTGGAAATTTCGATGGTGATGGTAATCCCACAAAAAGAACCGTAGTTTTAGAAAAAGGAATATTAAAAGGTTATCTTTTCGATGATTTTTACGCAAAAAAGTTTGATGTCGAATCTACCGGCAATTCTGAAAGGGATTATAAATCTCTGCCTTCTATTGGAATTTCCAATTTCATTATAGAAGGGGAAAATATAGAGAATATCCAAAATGGATTTATTATCAATGAATTGAGAGGTGCACACACAGCAAATCCCATTTCGGGGGATTTCTCAGTTGAAATATCTAGTGGTTTTTACGTTGAAAATGGAGAAAAAAAATATCCAATCAAACATGGTATGATAGCGGGTAATGTTTTCGAATTTCTAAACAAAGTTAAAGGTGTTTGTGGGCAGGCTAAAAATACCGGAGGAATTATAACTCCATCAATTATATCGGAAGCAAAGGTGGTTGGTTGATAGCAGTAGTTGGGATGCCAGGTTCGGGAAAAAGTGAATTTGTTAACATTGCTTTGAATTTTGGATACAGATTCAT
Protein-coding regions in this window:
- a CDS encoding class I SAM-dependent methyltransferase — its product is MKYYNKNQFLKKIIYKFARKRAEILYLSLEEFLKKEEIILDVGCGSCNVLEILEERDFNVVALDIKNTSIVEGITPVVYDGKKMPFADNTFELSMILTVLHHTNHQKELIKEVMRVTKNRIIILEDIYTNRIDKLITKFVDGLINLELNGINSNRKDSEWRILFNNLGLKILNVRFLNKYLVFKPVIYELEIK
- a CDS encoding TldD/PmbA family protein; this encodes MNLEEIAHKTMGFINSDGEVFAQKIKVISYDIEKNNVEIGEEKETIGVGARVVEGKKQGFSFTNNLNNLEDCIKTAYKVLKVSRPREDFVSLPAPKEIRSKDLVNKSLYNITSEDLMRFSIDMIKGCEDNHGIPSSGSVNITFYEEAISTSTGISLYQKYATLFGYISALYKTEDVSNGFDYTIMRNKFDFNKIGENAAIKAKETSNAKKIQSMYCDVILEPEAVSSLLSNTFISHLFAESVDKNRSFLKGKIGEKITNLTIIDDGTLDYGVASGNFDGDGNPTKRTVVLEKGILKGYLFDDFYAKKFDVESTGNSERDYKSLPSIGISNFIIEGENIENIQNGFIINELRGAHTANPISGDFSVEISSGFYVENGEKKYPIKHGMIAGNVFEFLNKVKGVCGQAKNTGGIITPSIISEAKVVG
- a CDS encoding potassium channel protein — encoded protein: MNKKFIFVLIGPIFLIVLGTIGFHYFEGLSFVDSLYLTGSTITTVGYGDIHPQSSLGKIFSLFIMFGGIGIVLYTLTFIVNFIVEGELKNIYGGRKMGSSLKKMKNHYIICGYGNVGERIAKRLKESKKFDIVVIEKNKETCDKIKIANIPYIGGDATDEKVLIGAGITNAKGLVTTVLDDAENVYIVITARSLNPNLHIVARGSSDKVREKLYRIGANRVIMPDDIGARIMAESLTRPFIIDFMDSMTEEGDISTEFISVKIEKDSKVKDLTIKETKLGETFGAFILYVKRGDKYLNSPRADTKIEEGDVLTMRISKDYEKEIFEYLGTKI
- a CDS encoding slipin family protein, translated to MMINPILLAPVAAILLYILAGIRVIKQYERAVKFRLGKFVGILQPGLKWIIPIVDRIEKVDLRVVTVDIPAQEVISKDNVPMKVNGVVFFKVTNADKAILEVEQYKFAISQLSQSALRDMAGKSDLDTILAKREEIGEKIRTIVDIETDPWGIKVTDVKIKDIELPDNMKRAMAHQAEAERDRRARIILAEAEEQAAQRLANAGDIIDKSPAALKLRLYQTLAEIASEKNSTIVFPFPEEMMEFLQNKKEQKK
- a CDS encoding DUF134 domain-containing protein, which gives rise to MPRARKKRCIYVDTNARYFKPRGVPLEQLDIIRLTFEELEAIRLKDLIGIEQTEASEKMGVSQPTFHRILKEARNKVSDALVNSKAIEIFGGDYEMGKDEYKCLNCNHLWEININSEENTVRCPKCNGTNVKNINSKIHICKRNNMNEL
- a CDS encoding NifB/NifX family molybdenum-iron cluster-binding protein, coding for MKIAIPTDSKGGLSDIVFNHFGMAPTYTVIEIIENRIGNVKIIDNTSDHFGGSESPVDLLLKENVGIVICSNLGPRAMEVLKCQGFDMFFTKREKVQDVVDNFIKGQLERFSSESTSCSKS
- a CDS encoding methanogenesis marker 2 protein; protein product: MLKNMADLNRIVQEIRNYEGVKRKNPIKHLINQFKPFSNYGNTVIDFGDDAAVLKGDCNYLLFAADGIWANLLNDLFWAGYCAVLVNVNDIYAMGGKPIAMVNIMSLKKTDNCKDLLEGIKTGCDKFKVPMVGGHLHPDTETTTVSVSIMGNASKILSSFSAKEGEDIILAMDMDGRRYNNFLNWDTTLKKSSEECLSKLSIMNEIAEKELSFAAKDISNPGILGTIGMLLETSRKGAIINVDEIQRPENMEFIDWLKIYPGYGFTLTSAPENTDKILNLFKQQKIEARVIGKVTNDNIMSLVDKNQKKTLFDFKTDIITGIK
- the scpB gene encoding SMC-Scp complex subunit ScpB, encoding MDILKDKASVEAILFISGEPVPISKLQKKLGMKDREYVESLIENLSKDYRERGSSIEVVRAVEDRYTMQVKNEYSLLTADFAPKSEIRGAVLKTLAIIAYKQPLKKSDLVKYRGSQCYEHVKILVEAGLLDAEPCGKTKILKTTPKFSEIYGLESSTPTEIRKFMESILK
- a CDS encoding DUF1847 domain-containing protein; this encodes MRCNDCEDSFCMDGINCYDKEIRDYAEKEIRKEENLNFYITSTELEVDAYMKLPRVLELIEFSKRMNYKKLGIASCVGLKNESQVLTDLLEEKGFEVSLAICKTCGIGKGEFGVTKTLSGELSESSCNPVGQAKLLEKEETEFNIVMGLCVGHDSLFIKYSKAPTTVLIVKDRVLAHNPVGAIYSNYWIKKIKNYKLE